The following nucleotide sequence is from Kineobactrum salinum.
CCGGCGACCAGCGGCATGCAACAGGCAATGCCGAAGACCGTCAAGGTTGTCAGCGTCGCGCCCTTGTGTGTGAATGCCCAGCGCGCAGTTCTCAGATAGGCCGGCATCCAGAATGGCTCGGCATGGGGCCGAGTCGGCTTCTTCAACAGGTAGGCCGCCATCATCGGCGTGAGCAAGCGTGCCACCACCAGCGAGAAAAACACGGCGATAGATGCCGTCCAGCCGAATTGTACGAAGAACTTGCCAGCCAGACCTTTCATGAAGGCAGTGGGCAGAAAGACGGCGATCAGCGTGAAGGTGGTGGCGATCACCGCCAGTCCGATCTCGTCGGCCGCCTCTCGGGCGGCCATCAGCGGCTCCTTGCCCTGCGCCAGGTGGCGCATGATGTTCTCGATCTCGACGATGGCATCGTCCACCAGGATGCCGACCACCAGCGACAACGACAGCAAGGTGATCATGTTAAGCGTAAACCCCATCCATTGCATGAACAGGAAGGTGGGGATGATGGACAGCGGCAGCGCCACGGCGGCGACGAAGGTCGCACGGATGTCGCGCAGGAACAGCCACACCACCAGCACCGCAAGCACGGCGCCTTCGATGAGCAGCGACATGCTGCCTTCAAAATTCTCCACCACCTGATCGACGGCGTTGAATGCCTCGGTAAGTTCAATGTCCGGCCGTTCCATCTCCAGTACAGCGAGCGCCTGGCGCACGCCATTGGCAACGTCGATGTCACCGGCACCCGTGGTGCGCAGGATCTCGAAGCCGACCACCGGTTCGCCGTCAAGGAAGGCGCCACTGCGTCGCTCAGCCAGGGCATCAGTCACGGTGGCCACCTGATCCAGGCGCACGACATGTCCATCGGGCAATGGGATTTCCATGGCAGCCAGGGCGGCCGCCGAGGGTGCAGGGACGACCATCCGCACAGTCTGTTCACCACTGCCCAGCCTGGTACGGCCACCCGGGGCCTCACCTTGCATCTGGACAAGCCGGCGCGATACATCGGCTGCATTCAGACGCAATGCCAGTAGCCGGTCCGGGTCCAGTTCCACGCGCACTTCGCGGCTCGCGCCGCCCACCCGGGTCACGGCACCTACGCCGGGCACAGCGAGCAGTCGCCGGGTGATCTGGTTATCAACAAACCACGATAATGCTTCATCATCCATGCGCGGCGAGGCCACCGTGTAAGTCAGAATCGGGTCATTCTTGAACTCAATCTTGCTGATGATGGGGTCGCGCAGGGCTGCGGGCAGGTCCGCCCGCACCCGGGCCACTGCGGCTCGGGTGTCGTCCAGGGCTTCCTGGGGCGGTTTCTCCAGACGGAATTCCGCGGAGACCGTGGCCACGCCGTCCTGGATCGCCGTGTGCAGGTGCCGGAGTCCCTTCATGGTGGCCATGGCGTTCTCCAACTTGCGCGCGACCTCCGTTTCCATCTGGGCCGGGGCAGTGCCTGGCAGGCTGGCCACGACTGTAATCATGGGCAGGTCAACGTCCGGGAAGTTCTGGATCCTGGCAGCCTGGAAGGAGAACAGCCCAGCCACCGTGAGCATGACGAACAGCAGGATGGCCGGTACGGGGTTGTGAATCGACCAGGCGGAGAAGTTCATGGGGCCCCCTTCAGGGTGCGGTGGTCTGGGGAGTGGTATTCGGAGTTGTGATCGCTACAACGCGCACCGTCACGCCGTCCGAAAGGAAGCCGACACCGGACTCGACGACGGCCGCGCCAGCAGCCAGTCCTTCGTGGATCTGGACCCGCTCGCCGCGGCGCGCGCCCAGTGTCACCTTCTGCTGTCGGACCTTGTTGCCATCGATGCGGAAGACATAGCTGAAACCATCGCGCAGCAAGACCGCGGTCTCGGGCAACGTCAGTACCGTGTGCTGGCCCAGCAGAAACTCGCCACGTGTAAACATGCCGGCCCGTACCTGAGCGGTAGGCTCGAGCTTGAGATCCACGTACACAATGCCGGTGCGGGTTTGTGGATCGACCTGCGGCGAGATCATGCGCACGCTGCCCTCGATGGACTGCGTGCCACCCGGCGCGATCCGCACGGTTTGGCCGGGGGCCACCCGCGCGAGTTCCGGACCCGGTAGCTCGGCACGCCACTCGAGCCGACCCTGCCGCTGCAGACGCATGATTTCCGTTCCTTCCTGAACAAGCCCGCCTTCAACTGCGGGCCGGTCGCTGATCACACCGCCATCCGGCGCGCGTATCTGGGTATAAGCCAGCCGTAACGAGTCGGCCTGGATGCGCGCACGGGCTGCGGCCAGACGGGCCTGCGCGGCATCGCGGGCCGCCAGGGCCTGGTCGATAGCCTGGGCCGACAAGACCTCGGTGCCCAGCAGTGCCCGGGCGCGATCGGCTGCGCGGCCCGCCTCTGCGGCATTGACCTCAGCCTCCTGAAAGGCAGCCCGGCTGGCGTTCAAATCGGCTTCAAGCGTACCGGGGCTCAGTTGCGCCAGGAGTTGTCCCTGCTCCACCCGGTCGCCCACATCAACCAGTAGCCGTGCCAGGCGCTGCCCCCCGATCTCGGCGCCAATCACGACTTCCTGCCAGGCAGCGATGCTGCCGACGGCACTCAATGTCTGTGGCCATTTCTGTGCGACGGCAAATGTAGGCTTGACCGTCAGTGCCACTGGCGCAGCCGGTGACGAGGTGGGTTCGGCACTGCGTGCGGTAAAGAACAGTGCAGAGGCGGCAACGGAAAAACAAGCGGCCGCAGCGAAGAGGGAGACAAGATAAGGTTTCACGGTTGAGACACCAATTCATCGGTAGGGTATGGGTCGGCCTTACAGCCACTGCCCAGAATGCGATATAGACGGAACCAGACTTGTGCATGATCCGCCCCACGAGGATATGGCAGCAGCTCTCAGGGGACTTTCCCAGGGTGAGTACAGGCTCCATAATGTTCGTAGTACGACCTATTATTGATACGTAACACGAACCATGTCAAGATGAGTTCACTATGAGAAAGCAAACATCAATAAAGCAAGTCTCCGCACCCGGCGAAGGGCTGGCCGATGCGCTTGTGACGACGGCCTTTATCACGATGGCCGTGATCAACAGGATTGGCGCCGAGAACGACTTGTCCCTCTCGCTGATCCGCGTCTTGGGAATCCTGTCGGATCGTCGCCCGCGAATGGCCGAACTCGCCGACTACCTCGGGTTGGAGAAGCAGACAATGTCGGGACTTATTGCCCGAGCAGAAAAAAGGGGGCTGGTGGCGCGTGCGCCAAACGAAGAAGATGGCAGAGCGACAGATGTTCTTCTGACAAGTGACGGGACCAGGCTCATCAAGCGACTGCATGCCCAGGGGCAACAGGCATTGGCACCCCTCATCGAACAACTCAGCGCGTCGGAACAAAAGCAGCTTCAGGAACTGCTTCAACGCATGCTCGAAACCCGGAGAAGTAGACTGCCACGCGTGAGGAAATAAGCTCCCTGGCACTGATACACGCATTGAGCGTAGAATAACGCGCCTAATCACCCCGGCCCGCGAAGCCAAGCGGGACACAGCCAAACGCTCCATGGCCAACCCAATGAAGAAGAATCTCACGCCTGCCGAAATCCACGAAGCGCGCATGAATTCCGGGCTGATCCAAACGGGAGCGGTCCATGTGGTCCAGGCATTCGCACGATATCTCCTGCAATGTTAGTGTGTGGATTACACGATATTGTCAGGGGAAGTCCCTACCCGCTCAGCCAGTCTGGGTCACAGAACCGTGAC
It contains:
- a CDS encoding efflux RND transporter periplasmic adaptor subunit, whose product is MKPYLVSLFAAAACFSVAASALFFTARSAEPTSSPAAPVALTVKPTFAVAQKWPQTLSAVGSIAAWQEVVIGAEIGGQRLARLLVDVGDRVEQGQLLAQLSPGTLEADLNASRAAFQEAEVNAAEAGRAADRARALLGTEVLSAQAIDQALAARDAAQARLAAARARIQADSLRLAYTQIRAPDGGVISDRPAVEGGLVQEGTEIMRLQRQGRLEWRAELPGPELARVAPGQTVRIAPGGTQSIEGSVRMISPQVDPQTRTGIVYVDLKLEPTAQVRAGMFTRGEFLLGQHTVLTLPETAVLLRDGFSYVFRIDGNKVRQQKVTLGARRGERVQIHEGLAAGAAVVESGVGFLSDGVTVRVVAITTPNTTPQTTAP
- a CDS encoding MarR family winged helix-turn-helix transcriptional regulator, encoding MRKQTSIKQVSAPGEGLADALVTTAFITMAVINRIGAENDLSLSLIRVLGILSDRRPRMAELADYLGLEKQTMSGLIARAEKRGLVARAPNEEDGRATDVLLTSDGTRLIKRLHAQGQQALAPLIEQLSASEQKQLQELLQRMLETRRSRLPRVRK
- a CDS encoding efflux RND transporter permease subunit; this translates as MNFSAWSIHNPVPAILLFVMLTVAGLFSFQAARIQNFPDVDLPMITVVASLPGTAPAQMETEVARKLENAMATMKGLRHLHTAIQDGVATVSAEFRLEKPPQEALDDTRAAVARVRADLPAALRDPIISKIEFKNDPILTYTVASPRMDDEALSWFVDNQITRRLLAVPGVGAVTRVGGASREVRVELDPDRLLALRLNAADVSRRLVQMQGEAPGGRTRLGSGEQTVRMVVPAPSAAALAAMEIPLPDGHVVRLDQVATVTDALAERRSGAFLDGEPVVGFEILRTTGAGDIDVANGVRQALAVLEMERPDIELTEAFNAVDQVVENFEGSMSLLIEGAVLAVLVVWLFLRDIRATFVAAVALPLSIIPTFLFMQWMGFTLNMITLLSLSLVVGILVDDAIVEIENIMRHLAQGKEPLMAAREAADEIGLAVIATTFTLIAVFLPTAFMKGLAGKFFVQFGWTASIAVFFSLVVARLLTPMMAAYLLKKPTRPHAEPFWMPAYLRTARWAFTHKGATLTTLTVFGIACCMPLVAGAIKGDFMPPEDLSRTQISVELPPGSTFEQTRAVAEQVYATVATHPQVTMVYTAIGGGSAGDSPLDNAAEVRMANLTLNLTPRKERPGLSQQDIERELRSRLRDVAGTRIKVATNEAYALVLSGEDYDLLVQHAATVERELRGLAGIGQVTSSSSLQRPELIVHPDPARAADLGVNTDAIAETVRVATLGDYDQFLPKLNLSQRQVPIVVRLPDDATRNLELLRQLTVPGARGPVPLRDVADVAITSGPAQINRLDRLRNVNFEIELNGQALGDVQQRAAALPSLSHLPSGLVKTDIGEAETSNELGQSFLLAMGTGVACIYIVLVLLFNAWVQPVTILGALLLSIPGAILALYVTGTNLSMPAMIGMIMLMGIATKNSILLVEYAIVAQRDHGMPRLDALLDACHKRARPIVMTTVAMGAGMLPIALGFGADPSFRAPMAIVVIGVSSPRPS